TAGGTCTTGACCGGGTTGGCCGCGGTGGAGGTGGTGCCGTCGCCGAAGTCCCAGGAGCGGGCGGCGACGGTGCCGTCGGCGTCGGTGGAGCGGTCGGTGAAGGCCACGCTCAGTCCGGCCACGGCGGCGTCGAAGGCGGCGGTGGGCGCCTGGTTGACCGGCGGCACGGTGGTGCCGCAGCCGCCGCCGGCGCAGGCGGTGAGCCAGGTGTCGAAGTCGGCGTCGTAGCGGGTGCCGATGGTGGAGGTCAGCAGGGTGCGGGCGCCCGCCCAGTCACCGGCGCGGTACTTGGCGAGCAGGGCGTCCACGTCGGCGCGGTGCGACTGGATCATGTACCGGACCGCCAGGTAGCCCCAGTTGTAGACCCGGGTGGAGTCACTGTTGGCGTAGGTGGTGTCGAAGAGGGTGCTGAGCCGGTAGGTGTGCTTGCCGGCCTGGGTGACGGCCGCGTCGTAGGTGACGCCGCGGTAGCTGTAGGAGACGTACTCGGCGAAGCCCTCGACCCACCAGACGGTCGGGGTGCTCGTACCGGCGGCGAAGTCGCCGTACATGTCGAACCGGCCGTCGAGGTAGTGGGTGTACTCGTGGTTGAGGTTCCAGACCTGGAAGGCGGGGCGCAGCCACTCGGCCTCGTGGGCGATGAACCGGGGCTGGTTGCCGGCGGCGGCCGGGTCGCCCTCCAGGTACATGCCGCCGTTGTTGGTGTCGATGCCGTAGATCATGCCGGCGTAGGTCTTGTAGTCCGTGCTGGAGTCGAAGACCACCACCTCGATGGAGGTGTTCCGGTCGTTCGCCACCGGGCCGCCGTCGCGGACCACGCCGTGGAAGTAGGCGTCCTGGTTCTTCAGGCTGGTGCAGGTGGCGTCGAGTTCGGCGGCGCTCATCTGCTGGGCCCTGACGCGGATGCTCGGGCTACAGGTGTAGTCGATGGTGAGGACGGCGGCCCGGAGCCGGTTGGCGAGGTCGCAGGTGTCGTAGTAGGCGCAGTTGGCCTTGTCGTACTGGTCGGCCATCTCGGCGAGGCCGACCCAGAGCGCGGCGGTGCGGCCGGTGATGGTGCTCTGGCCGAGCAGGTTCTTCACCAGCGGGCGGACCTTCGGCTGCAGCGCGGCGTACTGCAGGAACCGGCCGAGCTCGCGGCCCGCGTTGGCGACCAGGAAGCCGCTGTCGGTGCCGAGTTGGGCGTTGTTGGCGGTGGCGAACGCGGTCAGGGTGTCGGTCACGCTGGGGTCGGCCTGGACGGCGGCGACGAAGTCGGGGCTCTGGTGCCCACGCCACAGCACCGTGTACGTGTTGTTGACGGCCGCGCGCATCCACCAGGACTGGTTGTAGGCGGGGGTGTAGTCGGTGAGCAGGCGCTTGACCACCGGCAGGTAGCGGGCGTTCTCGCCGGCGCTGTCGATCAGGGTGACGGCCTCGGCGAGGGTCTGGCCGTTGGCGTCGTTGACGTCCCGGGAGTGCGCCGAGCCGTGGAAGCCGTCCAGGGCGCCGCGGATCGAGCTCTGCAGCGCGGCACCGTACGGGCCGACGTCGCTCTGGTGGTACCACTGCACGAAGTAGCCGGCGCGCAGGTACAGCACCAGCTGGAGGGTGGAGGTGCTGTTGTCGCCGGGGTAGGCGGCGGCGTTGTCGCGCAGCGCGTCGGCCACGGTGACCATCTGCGCCTCGCGGAAGGCGCCGCGGGCGTCGGTGCCGGTGAGGTTGAACAGCGTGTTGACGCAGTCGGTGCCCGAGGACTTGATCAGCTGGACCAGGGCACCGCCGGTCCGTCCGGTGAAGTCGGAGACGTTGCAGGCGGCGGCCGTCAGGGCGGCGCGGGGTGCCGCCGGCGGCTGCTCGTCGGCCGGCTGGTGCGGGGCGCGGTCGCGCAGCGCCGTCCCGCCGGAGTCGTGACGGGCCGCCAGGTCGCCGCCGGTGGCGGGCCGGGGTGCCGCGGTGGTGGAGGGTTTCTGGCCGGGGCGGGCGGGGGCGGCCTGGGCCTGCGGGGTGAACAGGCCGGCCGACACCAGCAGGGCCAGTGACGCGGCCAGGGTTCTGGCCAGGGGTTTGGTCGATATCCGGGAGGTTCGCACGGTGGGGGCCTCCGGGCCGGGGATCGAGCCGCTTGGGGGGCGGCTTCTGACGATGTGACATGTACCATGGCACACTTGACATGTCAGTGGAAGACCCCGGGCGACAGGTGTGGACAGGCGAATGAAGATTCGACGAACTGTCAGAAAGATGTATGGACATGCCATTACCTGTGAGTAACCTGATCGAATGTGACCGAGTCTCCCGACACCCAGTCCCCCGCCCGGCCGCGTCGCCGCCGGGTCCTCAAGGCCGCCGCCCTCACCGCCGGTGCGGCCGCCCTCCCGATCTCCCTCTCCGGGACGGCCACCGCCGCCGCCGCGCCGGAGTTCCTGCACGGCGTCGCCTCGGGCGACCCGCTGCCCGACGGCATCCTGCTCTGGACCCGGGTGACCCCCTCCCCCGAGGCCCAGCCGGGCTCCCGCCTCGGCGCGGACACCGAGGTGACCTGGCAGCTGGCCGCCGACAGATCCTTCGCCACCCTGGTGGCGACCGGCACCGTGACCGCCACCGCGGCCACCGACCACACCGTCAAGGCGGACGTCCGCGGCCTCACCCCGGACACCGCGTACTGGTACCGCTTCACCGCGGGCGGCGTCAGCTCCCCGGTCGGCCGCACCCGCACCACCCCCGCCGCCGACGCCCCCCTCGACCGGCTGCGGCTCGGCGTCGCCTCCTGCGCCAACTGGGAGGCCGGCTACTTCTCCGCGTACCGGCACCTGGCGACCCGCGGCGACCTGGACGCCTTCCTCTTCCTCGGCGACTACATCTACGAGTACAAGTCCGGGGAGTTCTGCGCCCGCGGCAGCGTGGTCCGCCCGCACGCACCCGCCCACGAGATCACCACCCTCGCCGACTACCGCACCCGGCACGGCCGTTACAAGACCGACCCGGACCTGCAGACGCTGCACGCCCAGGTGCCGACCATCGCCATCTGGGACGACCACGAGTTCGCCAACGACGCCTGGTCCGGCGGCGCCGAGAACCACACCCCCGGCACCGAGGGCGACTGGGCGGCCCGGATGGCCGCCGCCAAGCAGGCCTACTTCGAGTGGATGCCGGTCCGCCCGTCGATCGCCGGCACCACCTTCCGCCGACTGCGCTACGGCAAGCTGGCCGACCTGCACCTGCTCGACCTGCGCTCGTTCCGCTCCGAGCAGGTCAAGACCGGCAACGGCGGCGTGGACTCGGCCGACCGCACCCTCACCGGCCGCGCCCAGCTCGACTGGCTGAAGGCCGGCCTCGCCTCCTCCGACACCCGCTGGCGGCTGATCGGCAACGAGGTGATGATCTCCCCGGTCGCCTTCTTCTCGCTGCCGGACTACCTCCTGCGCCCGCTCGCCAAGCTGCTCGGCCTGCCCTCCGAGGGCCTGGCGGTCAACACCGACCAGTGGGACGGCTACACCCACGACCGCCGCGAGCTGCTCGGTCACCTCAAGCAGCACGGCATCAAGAACACCGTCTTCCTCACCGGCGACATCCACTCCGCCTGGGCCGCGGACGTCCCGGAGGAGGCCGCCACCTACCCGGCCTCGGAGAGCCTGGCGACCGAGTTCGTGGTGACCTCCGTCACCTCCGACAACATCGACGACATCCTCAAGGTGGCGCCGCACACCGTCTCGCTGGCGGCCGTCGCCGCCATCCAGGCGGCCAACCGTCACATCAAGTGGGTGGACCTCGACTCGCACGGCTACGGCGTCCTCGACATCACCGCTGACCAGGTGCAGATGGACTACTTCACGCTGTCCGACCGCACCCGCGAGGACTCCGCCACCAAGTGGGCCCGGTCCTACCGGACCCGCACCGGCACCCAGCGCGTGGAGCGCGTCTGGAGCCCGGTGAAGTAGTCACCCCCCGGGATGTGTTCGGATACGACCCGTCAGGTGCTATCTCAAACATGAGATAGTGTCTGGCGGGTGACCGACGACTACCTCGCCCGCATCGGCAACCTCATCCGCACCTCGCGTCAGCACCGCGGCCTGACCCAGGGGCAGCTCGCGGAGGCCCTGGGCACCAGCCAGAGCGCCGTCAACCGGATGGAACGCGGCCAGCAGAATCTCAGCCTTGAGATGATCGCCAGGATCGGCGAGGCCCTGGACAGCGAGATCGTCTCCCTCGGCTACGCCGGCCCGATGCACCTGCGGGTCGAGGGCGGCCGCCGCCTCTCCGGCTCGATCGACGTCCGGACCAGCAAGAACGCCTGCGTCGCGCTGCTCTGCGCCTCCCTGCTGACCACCGGCCGGACCACCCTGCGCCGGGTCGCCCGGATCGAGGAGGTCTACCGGATCCTGGAGGTCCTGTCCAGCATCGGCGTCAAGGCCCGCTGGACCAACGACGGCCGCGACCTCGAACTCACCCCGCCCGCCGAGCTCCGGCTCGACGCCATGGACGTCGCCGCCGCCCGCCGCACCCGCAGCGTCCTGATGCTGCTCGGCCCGCTGATGCACCGCGCCGAGCGCTTCCGCATCCCGTACGCCGGCGGCTGCGACCTCGGCACCCGGACCGTCCTGCCGCACCTCACGGCACTCCGCCGGTTCGGCCTGGAGGTCACCGCCACCGAGGGCAGCTACCACGCCCGGGTGGAGCCGGGGATCTCCCCCGCCCGCGCCATCGTGCTGACCGAGCGCGGGGACACCGTCACCGAGAACGCCCTGCTCGCCGCCGCCCGCAACGACGGCGTCACGGTGATCCGCAACGCCAGCCCCAACTACATGGTCCAGGACCTCTGCTTCTTCCTGGAGCAGCTCGGCGTCAAGGTCGAGGGCATCGGCACCACCACCCTCACCGTGCACGGCCTGCCCGAGATCACCTGCGACGTGGACTACTCCCCCGCCGAGGACCCGGTGGAGGCGATGAGCCTGCTCGCCGCCGCCGTGGTGACCTCCTCCGAGCTGGAGATCCGCCGCGTCCCGGTCGAGTTCATGGAGATCGAGCTCGCCGTCCTGGAGGGCATGGGCCTGGACTACGACCGCGGGCCCGAGTACCCGGCGCACAACGGCCGCACCCGGCTGGTCGACCTGACGGTCCGCCCGTCCAAGCTCACCGCCCCCGCCGACAGCATCCACCCGATGCCGTTCCCGGGCATCAACATCGACCACATCCCGTTCTTCGCGGTGATCGCCGCCTCCGCGCACGGCACCACGCTGATCCACGACTGGGTGTACGACAACCGGGCCATCTACCTCACCGAGCTCACCCGGCTCGGCGCGGACGTCAAGCTGCTCGACCCGCACCGCGTCCTGGTCCAGGGCCCGACCGTCCGCTGGCGCGCCACCGAGATGATGTGCCCGCCCGCCCTGCGGCCCGCCGTGGTCACCCTCCTCGGCATGCTCGCCGCCGAGGGCACCTCCGTCCTGCGGAACGTCTACGTCATCAACCGCGGCTACGAGGACCTCGCCGAACGCCTCAACTCCCTCGGCGCCCGCATCGAGACCTTCCGCGACATCTAGCAGCCGCAACCGGCTACCCCTGTTTGTGGCTCGCCCTGCCTAGGACACGATGTCCTTCCGCCGGAACCCCCGGAACGCCAGGGCGACCAGTACGAGCGCGTACGAGACGGACAGCGAGGCGCCCTGCAGCATCCCGCCCCACTCCAGCCGCGGCTGCAACGCGTCCGCCCAGGCGTACTGCCAGTGCGCCGGCAGCCACTCCCGCAGGGAGCCGAGCGCCGTCACGGCGTCCAGCACCCCGGTGATGATCGAGGCGAAGACCGCGCCGCCGACCGCGCCCAGCGGCGCGTCGGTCACCGTGGAGAGCCAGAACGCCAGGGCCGCCACGACCAGTTCGCCGAGGAACACGAACGCGACCGCGATCCCGAGCCGCGGCAGGGCCTCGGCCGCGGGCAGGCTGACGCCGGTGGGCAGCTTGAGGTCGCCCCAGCCGTAGGCGAGGGTGCCGGCGACCAGGCCGACCAGCGGCAGCAGGACCAGGGCGGCGGCGGAGAAGGCCAGTCCGACCGTCAGTTTCCGGGCCAGCAGCCGGGCCCGGGGCACCGGCGCGGCCAGCAGGTACCGCAGCGAGGACCAGCCGGCCTCGCTGGCCACGGTGTCCCCGCAGAACAGCGCGACCGGGATCACCAGCAGGAAGCCGGTGCCCATGAACAGCACGGTGGCGGCGAAGTTCGGCCCGGAGGCGGTGGCGAGGTCGATGAAGGTGGTGCGGTTGTCCCGGTTGGGGGTGCCGCCGATCTGGAAGGCGGCCAGCACGATGAGCGGCATCGCCGCGAGCACCCCGCCGACCACCATGGTGCGCCGCCGGCGCAGCTGCCGGACGGCCTCCACCCGCAGCGGCAGGGTCCGCCCGGGCCGGTAGCCCGCGGCCGCCGCGGTACCGCCGTCACCGACCCGTACGCCGGTCCCACTCATGCCGCACCTCCGATCAGGGACAGGAACGCGTCCTCCAGCCGCCGCTGCGGCCCGACCCGTTCGACGGGCACGCCGATCCGCAGCAGCTCCGCCAGCAGGTCGGTGGCGGACAGCCCGTCGAGCCGGACCACCAGGCCGTCCTCCTCGGCCGCGGCCGAGGCCACCCCGGGCAGGTCGGCGATCTTCCCGGCCGCCGCGGCCAGCTCCTCGGGCCCGTACCCGGGTGCGGTGCCGACCAGCAGCTGCTCGCCGGCGCCGGTGATCTCGCCCACCGGTCCTGCGGTGATCAGCCGGCCGCGGTCCATCACCACCAGGTGGGTGCAGCTCTGCTCGACCTCGGCGAGCAGGTGGCTGGAGACGATGACGGTCCGCCCGGCGGCGGCGTACCGGATCATCACCTCCCGCATCTCGCGGATCTGCGGCGGGTCGAGCCCGTTGGTGGGCTCGTCGAGGATCAGCAGGTCGGGCAGGCCGAGCATGGCCTGGGCGATGGCCAGGCGCTGCCGCATGCCCTGGGAGTAGGTGCGGACGGCCCGGTCGAGGGCCTCCCCGAGGCCGGCGATCTCCAGCGCCTCCGCCAGGTGGGCGTCCTGCTCGGGCCGGCCGGTGGCCTGCCAGTACAGCCGCAGGTTGGCCCGGCCGGTGAGGTGCGGCAGGAAGCCGGCGCCCTCGACGAAGGCGCCGACCCGGGAGAGCACCGGCGCGCCGGGCCGGACGGCGTGGCCGAAGATCCGGATCTCGCCCTCGTCCGGGGTGATCAGGCCCATCAGCATCCGCAGTGTGGTGGTCTTGCCGGCGCCGTTGGGGCCGAGCAGGCCGAGCACCTGGCCCTGCTCCACGGTGACGTCCAGCTCGCGGACGGCGTACCGGTCGGCGGAGCCGCGGTAGCGCTTGCTGAGGCCGGTGATCCGCAGCGGGACGCCGGCCAGGGCCGGGTCGGGCACGGGGGTCCGGCCGCGGCGGCGGCCGGTGACCAGCCCGAGCAGGCGGCCGCCGGCCAGCAGCAGCACGGCCACCGCGACGGCGGCCAGCGGCAGCAGCCAGGTCCGGGCGGGCAGCGGCGCGGCCTCGGTGCGCAGCCCGTCCACCACCGGGACGGTCAGCGGCGCGGGCGCGGAGATCCGGTACGTGGCCGGCTCGGCCGGCGAGTGGTAGGCCAGGTCGCTGGTGGCGAGGACCAGCCGCAGCCGGTGGCCGGACTCGAAGGTGTGGTCCACGGCCGGGAGGACCACCTCGACGGTCCGCCCGGCGGCGGCGTCGGCGCCGGTGACCCGCAGCGGGGCGACCAGTTGCTGGGGCAGCGTCTGCTTGCCGTCCGGGCCGAGGTCGTAGAGCTTGGCGAAGAGCACGGCGTCCGGCCGGTCGGCCCGGACGGTGACCGGGACGGTGGGGGCGCCGGTGAGGTGCAGCGGCCCGTCCAGCGGCGCCGAGTCGAAGTGCGCGAACTGTCCGGGGAAGTCGAGGGCCAGCCCGCCGCCGACCGAGGCCAGTTGGGACAGTGCCCCGATCCCGGGCAGGGTGGAGAGGTTCGGCGGGGAGCCGCCGGGCGGGTTGGCGACGGTCTGCTCCGCGCCGCTGAGCGGGACGGTCCGGGTGGAGGTGCCATCCAGGCCGGGGTACGCGTCGGCGTCGGCCCCGCGCAGCACGGCCTGGAAGCCGGTGGAGTCGACCCCGCCGGTCCGGGTGAGCCGGAACGCCGGACCGGTGTCCGCGTCCTCGCCACGCAGGTGGCGGTCGAACCAGGCGGTGACCCGGGCGTCCACCCGCTCGCTGGTGTCGGTGCCGCCGTCGTGGCCGCCCGCGAACCAGTCGACCGCGACCGGCGCACCGTTGGCGGCGACCGCGCGGGCGATCTCGTCGCCCTGGTCGAGCGGGAAGAGCGAGTCCTGCTGGCCCTGGACGACCAGGGTGGGCACCTTGATCCGGTCGGCCACCGAGGAGGGGCTGGACCGCTCCAGCACCGCGACCGCGTCGGCGTCGGCCCGGCCGGAGACGGCGACCCGGTTGTACAGGGCGCACAGCTCGTCCAGGAACCGGCCGCAGCCCACCGCCGCGGAGCCGGCCTCCGCCGGGCCGCCCACGGCCGGGCCGCCCGCTGCCGACCCGCCCGCCTGCTGACGGCCCGTCGACCCTGCGCCGGCACCGGCACCCGCGCCGGACGCGCCCAGGCCGCCCGCCGAGCCGGTGGTGAAGAAGATCCCGGCCCAGAGCTTCTTGAACACCCCGTCCGCCGGGCCGCCGTCCGCCACCCCCTGCGGGAACAGCGCCTGGGCCAGGTTCCACCAGGTGACCTGGCTGGCGACCGCGTCGATCCGCGGGTCGTAGGCGGCGCCGAGCAGGGCGGCCCCGCCGCCGTACGAGGCGCCGGTGATGCCCACCCGGGGGTCGTTCGGGCCGTCCAGCCGCACCTCGGGGCGGGCCGCCAGCCAGTCGACCAGCCGCTTGACGTCCTCGATCTCCCGGTCCGGCGCGTCCAGGCCGATCTTCCCGCCGGACCGTCCGAAGCCGCGGGCCGACCAGGTCAGCACCGCGTACCCGGACCGGGCGAGCTGCACGGCGCGCTCCCGCTCGCTCTCCTTGGAGCCGCCGAAGCCGTGCGCCAGCAGGACGGCCGGGCGGGGGCCGCCGCCGGCCAGGGTGAAGAACGAGGTGTCGATCCGGACCGCGGCCGTGCTGCCGGGGGTCTCCGGGAGTTCGAGGAATCGGTCCTCCTGACGCACCGTCGCCGGGGAGCCCGAGGCCACCCCGAACGTCCCGAGCGCGACCACCAGGGCCGCCGCAAGCCCGGCGCCCACCGCCCGCCGTCCCTTCGGCCTCCTGCGCCACACGCCACCGAGCATCATGGTCACCGATCCTAGGTCCGTTCGAGGTAGGGAAGCCGTAAGCCCCCGGCCTGGCCGACCCCCTCGAACGGGATGATCGATTTCGGTGGACCGGCTCCCCGCCGCCCGCCAGGATGGCGCCATGGCATCCCGTGTTCACTTCATCACCACCGACTGCGCCGACCCCTACCCCCTGGCCCGGTTCTGGGCCGCCGTGCTCGACGGCTCGCTGCACGAGGACGACAAGCCCGGCGACCCCCAGGCCCTGGTCCGGGCCGATGGCCTCTCCCTGCTGTTCATCCAGGTCCCGGAGAGCAAGTCGGTCAAGAACCGGCTGCACCTCGACCTCCAGCCGCAGGACCGCACCCGTGACGAGGAGGTCGAGCGCCTGCTCGGCCTCGGCGCCGCGCAGCTCGCCGACCACCGCAACCCGGACGGGACCGGCTGGGTCACCATGACCGACCCCGAGGGCAACGAGTTCTGCGTGGAGCGCAGCGCCGCCGAGCGCGCCGCCGGCTGACCTCCGCTGCCGACGCCGCCCCGGGCACCGTGGCCGGCATGGCCCGCGCCCGGGGCGGCACCCGTCAGTGCCGTGCGATACCCAGCCCGGTGACCTGGAAGAACCCCCGGTCGTAGGCCCACGGGCTGCACCGGACGTCCTTGGCGCCGAGGTCCCGCTCCGGGTCGGTGACACCCCGGGCGACCAGCTCGGCGATGACCAGCTCCGCCGCCGCGGCGGCCGCCCGCTCGTCCGGGTCGGTGAACACCGCGCGCCAGCGCTTGCCGTGCCGCTGCCAGCCGGCCGCGGTCATCGCCCGCTCGCCCTCGGCCGGGTCGCCGGACCGGTCGGGAACGACCAGCTGGATGGCCCCGGAGGGCTCCAGGGAGACCCCCAGGATGCGGTTCCGGTCCCGCCGGTTCACGATCTTGAACTGGGCGCGCTCCCCGGGCACCTGGACCGGCAGCTGCTCCGCCCACGCCGTCAGCAGCACCTCCAGCCCCTCCCGCAGCTGCGGCACGGAGAGCGCCAGCCGCCCGCCGGGCAGCGTCACCGCCTCCTCCCCGGGCCCGCCGCGGTGCAGCTGCCAGGTGTACGGCAGGGTGGGGAAGTCCGAGGAGCCGTCGGAGGAGGGGCCGCCCCACTCGAAGGTGCCGAACTCCTGCTCCTCCAGCTCGCCGGTCGGCTCGCCCTCCAGCGCCACCCCCCGCCGGTCGCCGAGCAGCCGCAGCGTCCGGCTCTCGCTGCGCCAGCGGACGTCCGACCCGCTCGGGCCGCCGCCGAGGGTGGTGGGCTCGCCGAGCACGACGCGGACGGCGTCGTACAGCTCGTGGAAGGCGGCCCGCCGGTCGGCGAGCGTGGCGCCCTGGGGGTACGCGTACAGCCCGACGTGGTTGAAGCCGCCGGGGCCGAAGCGGAGCACCGACAGCTCGGGGCCACCCGGACCGGCGGTGAGCAGCGGGCTGACGGTGCCCTCCCGGACGG
The window above is part of the Kitasatospora sp. HUAS MG31 genome. Proteins encoded here:
- a CDS encoding alkaline phosphatase D family protein — translated: MTESPDTQSPARPRRRRVLKAAALTAGAAALPISLSGTATAAAAPEFLHGVASGDPLPDGILLWTRVTPSPEAQPGSRLGADTEVTWQLAADRSFATLVATGTVTATAATDHTVKADVRGLTPDTAYWYRFTAGGVSSPVGRTRTTPAADAPLDRLRLGVASCANWEAGYFSAYRHLATRGDLDAFLFLGDYIYEYKSGEFCARGSVVRPHAPAHEITTLADYRTRHGRYKTDPDLQTLHAQVPTIAIWDDHEFANDAWSGGAENHTPGTEGDWAARMAAAKQAYFEWMPVRPSIAGTTFRRLRYGKLADLHLLDLRSFRSEQVKTGNGGVDSADRTLTGRAQLDWLKAGLASSDTRWRLIGNEVMISPVAFFSLPDYLLRPLAKLLGLPSEGLAVNTDQWDGYTHDRRELLGHLKQHGIKNTVFLTGDIHSAWAADVPEEAATYPASESLATEFVVTSVTSDNIDDILKVAPHTVSLAAVAAIQAANRHIKWVDLDSHGYGVLDITADQVQMDYFTLSDRTREDSATKWARSYRTRTGTQRVERVWSPVK
- a CDS encoding helix-turn-helix domain-containing protein — encoded protein: MTDDYLARIGNLIRTSRQHRGLTQGQLAEALGTSQSAVNRMERGQQNLSLEMIARIGEALDSEIVSLGYAGPMHLRVEGGRRLSGSIDVRTSKNACVALLCASLLTTGRTTLRRVARIEEVYRILEVLSSIGVKARWTNDGRDLELTPPAELRLDAMDVAAARRTRSVLMLLGPLMHRAERFRIPYAGGCDLGTRTVLPHLTALRRFGLEVTATEGSYHARVEPGISPARAIVLTERGDTVTENALLAAARNDGVTVIRNASPNYMVQDLCFFLEQLGVKVEGIGTTTLTVHGLPEITCDVDYSPAEDPVEAMSLLAAAVVTSSELEIRRVPVEFMEIELAVLEGMGLDYDRGPEYPAHNGRTRLVDLTVRPSKLTAPADSIHPMPFPGINIDHIPFFAVIAASAHGTTLIHDWVYDNRAIYLTELTRLGADVKLLDPHRVLVQGPTVRWRATEMMCPPALRPAVVTLLGMLAAEGTSVLRNVYVINRGYEDLAERLNSLGARIETFRDI
- a CDS encoding ABC transporter permease, with amino-acid sequence MSGTGVRVGDGGTAAAAGYRPGRTLPLRVEAVRQLRRRRTMVVGGVLAAMPLIVLAAFQIGGTPNRDNRTTFIDLATASGPNFAATVLFMGTGFLLVIPVALFCGDTVASEAGWSSLRYLLAAPVPRARLLARKLTVGLAFSAAALVLLPLVGLVAGTLAYGWGDLKLPTGVSLPAAEALPRLGIAVAFVFLGELVVAALAFWLSTVTDAPLGAVGGAVFASIITGVLDAVTALGSLREWLPAHWQYAWADALQPRLEWGGMLQGASLSVSYALVLVALAFRGFRRKDIVS
- a CDS encoding alpha/beta fold hydrolase, producing the protein MMLGGVWRRRPKGRRAVGAGLAAALVVALGTFGVASGSPATVRQEDRFLELPETPGSTAAVRIDTSFFTLAGGGPRPAVLLAHGFGGSKESERERAVQLARSGYAVLTWSARGFGRSGGKIGLDAPDREIEDVKRLVDWLAARPEVRLDGPNDPRVGITGASYGGGAALLGAAYDPRIDAVASQVTWWNLAQALFPQGVADGGPADGVFKKLWAGIFFTTGSAGGLGASGAGAGAGAGSTGRQQAGGSAAGGPAVGGPAEAGSAAVGCGRFLDELCALYNRVAVSGRADADAVAVLERSSPSSVADRIKVPTLVVQGQQDSLFPLDQGDEIARAVAANGAPVAVDWFAGGHDGGTDTSERVDARVTAWFDRHLRGEDADTGPAFRLTRTGGVDSTGFQAVLRGADADAYPGLDGTSTRTVPLSGAEQTVANPPGGSPPNLSTLPGIGALSQLASVGGGLALDFPGQFAHFDSAPLDGPLHLTGAPTVPVTVRADRPDAVLFAKLYDLGPDGKQTLPQQLVAPLRVTGADAAAGRTVEVVLPAVDHTFESGHRLRLVLATSDLAYHSPAEPATYRISAPAPLTVPVVDGLRTEAAPLPARTWLLPLAAVAVAVLLLAGGRLLGLVTGRRRGRTPVPDPALAGVPLRITGLSKRYRGSADRYAVRELDVTVEQGQVLGLLGPNGAGKTTTLRMLMGLITPDEGEIRIFGHAVRPGAPVLSRVGAFVEGAGFLPHLTGRANLRLYWQATGRPEQDAHLAEALEIAGLGEALDRAVRTYSQGMRQRLAIAQAMLGLPDLLILDEPTNGLDPPQIREMREVMIRYAAAGRTVIVSSHLLAEVEQSCTHLVVMDRGRLITAGPVGEITGAGEQLLVGTAPGYGPEELAAAAGKIADLPGVASAAAEEDGLVVRLDGLSATDLLAELLRIGVPVERVGPQRRLEDAFLSLIGGAA
- a CDS encoding VOC family protein produces the protein MASRVHFITTDCADPYPLARFWAAVLDGSLHEDDKPGDPQALVRADGLSLLFIQVPESKSVKNRLHLDLQPQDRTRDEEVERLLGLGAAQLADHRNPDGTGWVTMTDPEGNEFCVERSAAERAAG
- a CDS encoding collagenase, which produces MRTSRISTKPLARTLAASLALLVSAGLFTPQAQAAPARPGQKPSTTAAPRPATGGDLAARHDSGGTALRDRAPHQPADEQPPAAPRAALTAAACNVSDFTGRTGGALVQLIKSSGTDCVNTLFNLTGTDARGAFREAQMVTVADALRDNAAAYPGDNSTSTLQLVLYLRAGYFVQWYHQSDVGPYGAALQSSIRGALDGFHGSAHSRDVNDANGQTLAEAVTLIDSAGENARYLPVVKRLLTDYTPAYNQSWWMRAAVNNTYTVLWRGHQSPDFVAAVQADPSVTDTLTAFATANNAQLGTDSGFLVANAGRELGRFLQYAALQPKVRPLVKNLLGQSTITGRTAALWVGLAEMADQYDKANCAYYDTCDLANRLRAAVLTIDYTCSPSIRVRAQQMSAAELDATCTSLKNQDAYFHGVVRDGGPVANDRNTSIEVVVFDSSTDYKTYAGMIYGIDTNNGGMYLEGDPAAAGNQPRFIAHEAEWLRPAFQVWNLNHEYTHYLDGRFDMYGDFAAGTSTPTVWWVEGFAEYVSYSYRGVTYDAAVTQAGKHTYRLSTLFDTTYANSDSTRVYNWGYLAVRYMIQSHRADVDALLAKYRAGDWAGARTLLTSTIGTRYDADFDTWLTACAGGGCGTTVPPVNQAPTAAFDAAVAGLSVAFTDRSTDADGTVAARSWDFGDGTTSTAANPVKTYGAYGTYTVKLTVTDDKGATATTSKAVTAAIAECTGADTRQLDRNCRRSNLSATAGNYSHHFLYLPAGVSQLKITTSGGTGDADLYYSATGWATTTSYTSRSWGATTTESLTVKNPPAGWVYISLHAFRDFSGVTLTTQY